A genomic window from Leptolyngbya sp. BL0902 includes:
- a CDS encoding AhpC/TSA family protein, which yields MQQTPRQRVSDGAMVSVLSGVDGAPYTLVLVLPQLGDFDSLEYAWWVRRGWDELAAKNVTVRAVGIGNRESGQAFCQFTGFPAEQLWVDPIADLHRQLGLYEGLSLQIPGLAPGQRAWVNLMLMCAGIASPGTLAEVFRGYRGDRNAPQLIGDDEEIKAFPLPPLRGRFFRWAGGSGFQRPFELATLRLRNMAEVLGKWNIYVPDAAYLTQRGGTFLLDADHQLIYEHRDRGILDFAEHKSNPLTFLTHLPATISPSLLID from the coding sequence TTGCAGCAAACCCCGCGGCAACGGGTCAGCGATGGAGCCATGGTGTCCGTCCTGTCTGGGGTGGACGGTGCCCCCTATACCCTGGTGCTGGTGCTGCCCCAGTTGGGAGACTTTGACAGTCTAGAATATGCCTGGTGGGTGCGGCGCGGCTGGGACGAATTGGCGGCCAAGAATGTGACTGTGAGAGCTGTGGGCATTGGCAACCGCGAATCGGGGCAAGCCTTCTGCCAGTTCACGGGCTTTCCTGCCGAACAACTGTGGGTAGACCCCATCGCCGACCTGCACCGCCAGCTTGGTCTATACGAGGGCCTATCGCTCCAGATTCCTGGCCTTGCCCCTGGGCAACGGGCTTGGGTCAACCTGATGCTGATGTGTGCGGGCATCGCCAGCCCCGGCACCTTGGCCGAAGTATTCCGAGGCTATCGCGGCGACCGCAACGCCCCCCAACTAATTGGCGATGATGAAGAAATCAAAGCCTTCCCCCTGCCACCACTGCGGGGACGATTCTTTCGCTGGGCCGGAGGCAGCGGGTTCCAGCGCCCCTTTGAACTCGCCACCCTGCGCCTCCGCAATATGGCCGAAGTGCTGGGTAAATGGAATATCTACGTCCCCGATGCGGCCTACCTCACCCAACGGGGCGGCACCTTTTTATTGGATGCCGATCATCAGCTCATCTATGAACACCGAGATCGCGGCATCCTCGACTTTGCTGAACATAAGAGCAACCCCCTCACATTTTTAACTCACCTCCCAGCAACGATTTCACCGTCGTTGTTAATTGACTAA
- a CDS encoding CARDB domain-containing protein, whose translation MSSSALEFQDYASGHNAAPSSTFSFSDSFTLFEESRFSAGFPINNDLKPVALSELSALDFKAWIQGISHSVGATLRSFAESSAYEEITGLAFGENYDQQIAESLRQNFLEGNLANLPQFQILDATILNGANGAYAAALNTIFLSDTFISNGSYQDITKVLLEEIGHFIDDQINTIDASGDEGDIFARLVLGQDLCLNELAYLKQEDDSGYLWLNGQSIAVEQDNTLSTARNMGSLVSPRTFTDWVGSTDTNDYYRFDIGTTSNFSLNLTGLSANANVRLLNSAGSVLQGSYLTGSSSESISRQLSAGTYYAQIYRATGDTKYILSLNATPLDYAGNTRSTARNVGTLVGSRSFTDWVSSVDTNDYYRFDFRTTSNFRLNLTGLSADANVRLLNSAGTVLQGSYLTGNSAESISRQLRAGTYYAQVYRASGDTNYSLSLNATPLDSAGNTLSAARNVGTLVGSRSFIDWVGSVDTNDYYRFDVGTTSNFSLSLVGLSADANVRLLNSAGSTLQGSYLTGDSSESISRQLSAGTYYAQVYSASGNTDYGISLNATPLDFAGNTLSAARNVGTLVGSRSFTDWVGSGDSDDYYRFDIGTTSNFSLSLTGLSANANVRLLNSAGTAFQSSHLTGNSAESISRQLSAGTYYVEVYRASGNTNYSLSLNATPLDSAGNTLSAARNVGTLVGSRSFTDWVGSIDTNDYYRFDVGTTSNFSLSLTGLRADANVRLLNSAGSILGGSYLTGNSAESISRQLNAGTYYAQVYRASGDTTYNLTLNATAISPDLVIQSPFVPSSVTVGNTVNINSYTRNQGTASAGYSYVRYWLSDDATLNTSSDRFLGNNYVGSLAAGSSEYDSFSFTYDASWGTGTKYIFFEADGYNYVTESNEFNNVAAAAITVGGQPDLVIQSPFAPSSVTVGNTVNINSYTRNQGTASAGYSYVRYWLSDDATLNTSSDRYLGENYVGSLAAGSSEYDSFGFTYNASWGTGTKYIFFEADGYGSVAESNEANNVAYRAITINPLAQPDLIVTDLYTPSSITVGDSISVSYYVRNQGAGTASSSYVNYWLSNDMTLSSDDYFLRNRSIASIGAGSSIYDSVSFSYSSSLGTGTKYILVEADGYNQVAESNEGNNIAYRAITINSLPQADLIIQNQSAPTSVTVGNTVNISSNTRNQGTANAGYSYVRYWLSDDATLNTSSDRYLGENYVGSLAAGSSEYDSFSFTYNSNWGTGTKYILFEADGYNYVTESNEFNNVAAAAITVNWNSGYVPPTYQAFDANQVFSLHSHSSANHTIYLDFDGHTTTNTEWNSRYNNGSSIATPAYDMDGNNTSFSTDERRNIWNIWRRVAEDFIPFNVNVTTAAPVLSDLIKSDSNDTRWGIRVVIGGNGAWYSQTAGGTAYLNSFNWNSDTPTFIFSEKFYSEKSIAEAVSHEVGHTLGLSHDGVTGGPEYYEGHNGWASIMGVGYYQELTQWSNGQYSGASNTQDDLAIITGNNGFGYRSDDYGSSLGTASSLMFNGSTVRTYGIIERNTDADWFRFESTGGNLSLNINAFEIGANLDILVRLYNSAGQIIATYDPTDSLSVLISRYLSLGTYYLSIQGTGKGDLTTGYSNYGSLGQYSITGTIV comes from the coding sequence ATGTCTTCTTCTGCCCTTGAATTTCAAGATTATGCCTCTGGGCACAATGCCGCCCCTAGTAGCACTTTTTCCTTCAGCGATTCCTTTACACTCTTCGAGGAAAGTCGCTTTAGTGCTGGCTTCCCAATAAACAATGATCTCAAGCCAGTAGCACTCTCTGAGCTCTCAGCCCTAGATTTTAAGGCTTGGATTCAAGGGATTAGCCACAGTGTTGGAGCAACCCTTAGAAGCTTTGCAGAAAGTTCAGCCTATGAAGAAATCACAGGTCTTGCCTTTGGCGAGAATTATGATCAACAAATTGCAGAGTCTTTAAGGCAGAACTTCCTAGAAGGAAATCTAGCCAATCTCCCCCAATTCCAAATTCTTGATGCCACCATTTTGAATGGTGCCAATGGAGCCTATGCAGCCGCACTTAATACCATCTTTCTTTCAGATACCTTTATCAGCAACGGCAGTTATCAGGACATTACCAAGGTTTTGCTAGAGGAAATTGGTCATTTTATTGATGATCAAATTAATACAATAGATGCTTCTGGAGATGAAGGAGATATCTTTGCGCGCCTCGTCCTAGGCCAAGACCTATGCCTGAATGAGTTAGCGTATTTAAAGCAGGAAGATGATAGCGGATACCTTTGGCTCAACGGCCAATCCATTGCTGTAGAGCAGGATAATACCCTCAGTACGGCCCGTAATATGGGTAGCTTAGTCAGCCCTCGAACCTTTACCGATTGGGTCGGGAGTACTGATACCAATGATTACTACCGCTTTGATATCGGTACCACCAGCAACTTCAGCCTTAACCTCACTGGGCTGAGTGCCAATGCCAATGTCCGGCTGTTGAATAGTGCGGGCTCTGTGCTCCAAGGATCGTATCTGACGGGCAGTAGTTCAGAAAGTATTAGTCGTCAGTTGAGTGCAGGTACCTACTACGCACAGATCTATCGGGCTACTGGTGATACTAAATACATTCTTTCTCTCAATGCCACGCCCCTAGACTATGCAGGCAATACCCGCAGTACTGCTCGCAATGTGGGTACCCTAGTCGGCTCTCGCAGCTTTACCGATTGGGTTAGCAGCGTTGATACCAATGATTACTACCGCTTTGATTTCCGTACTACTAGCAACTTCCGGCTCAATCTTACTGGACTGAGTGCCGATGCTAATGTCCGACTGCTAAATAGTGCGGGCACGGTGCTCCAAGGTTCCTATCTGACGGGCAATAGTGCAGAAAGTATTAGCCGTCAGTTGCGTGCAGGCACCTATTACGCACAGGTCTATCGGGCTAGTGGGGACACGAACTACAGCCTTTCTCTCAATGCTACGCCCCTAGACTCCGCAGGCAATACCCTCAGTGCCGCTCGTAATGTGGGTACCCTAGTTGGTTCTCGCAGCTTTATCGACTGGGTTGGCAGCGTTGATACCAATGACTACTACCGCTTTGATGTCGGTACCACCAGCAACTTCAGCCTCAGCTTAGTGGGACTGAGTGCCGATGCCAATGTCCGGCTGTTGAATAGTGCGGGCTCTACACTTCAAGGCTCTTATCTGACGGGCGATAGTTCAGAAAGTATTAGTCGTCAGTTGAGTGCAGGTACCTATTACGCGCAGGTCTATAGTGCCAGTGGGAACACGGACTACGGCATTTCTCTGAACGCTACCCCCCTAGACTTCGCAGGCAATACCCTCAGTGCTGCTCGCAATGTGGGTACCCTAGTCGGCTCTCGCAGCTTTACCGACTGGGTCGGCAGCGGTGATAGCGATGATTACTACCGCTTTGATATCGGTACTACAAGCAACTTCAGCCTGAGCTTAACCGGACTGAGTGCCAACGCTAATGTCCGACTGCTAAATAGCGCAGGCACTGCCTTTCAAAGCTCTCATCTGACGGGCAATAGTGCAGAAAGTATTAGTCGTCAGTTGAGTGCAGGCACCTATTATGTAGAGGTCTATCGAGCTAGTGGGAACACGAACTACAGCCTTTCTCTCAATGCCACACCCCTAGACTCCGCAGGCAATACCCTCAGTGCCGCCCGCAATGTGGGTACCCTGGTCGGTTCTCGCAGCTTCACCGATTGGGTTGGCAGCATTGATACCAACGATTACTATCGCTTTGATGTCGGTACCACTAGCAACTTCAGCCTCAGCTTAACTGGACTGAGGGCTGATGCCAATGTTCGGCTGCTGAATAGTGCGGGCTCTATCCTTGGAGGTTCTTATCTAACAGGCAATAGTGCAGAAAGTATTAGTCGTCAGTTGAATGCAGGCACCTATTACGCTCAGGTCTATCGGGCTAGTGGTGACACAACTTACAACCTCACTCTAAACGCCACAGCTATTTCGCCAGATCTAGTCATTCAGAGTCCATTTGTACCGAGTTCTGTAACCGTTGGCAATACCGTCAACATCAATAGCTATACACGTAACCAAGGAACGGCTTCTGCTGGCTATAGCTATGTTCGATATTGGCTCTCAGATGATGCCACGCTCAACACCAGCAGTGACCGATTTTTAGGGAATAACTATGTTGGCAGTTTGGCTGCTGGATCTTCAGAATATGACTCGTTTAGCTTCACCTATGATGCCAGTTGGGGTACGGGAACGAAATACATCTTCTTTGAAGCTGACGGCTATAACTACGTCACCGAAAGCAATGAGTTCAATAACGTCGCCGCTGCTGCAATCACCGTCGGTGGACAGCCAGATCTCGTTATTCAGAGCCCATTTGCGCCAAGTTCTGTAACCGTTGGCAATACCGTCAACATCAATAGCTATACCCGCAACCAAGGAACGGCTTCCGCTGGCTATAGCTATGTTCGATATTGGCTCTCAGATGATGCCACGCTCAACACCAGCAGTGACCGTTACTTAGGGGAGAACTATGTCGGTAGTTTAGCTGCCGGGTCTTCAGAGTATGACTCGTTTGGCTTTACCTACAATGCAAGTTGGGGCACGGGAACGAAATACATTTTCTTTGAAGCTGACGGCTATGGTTCTGTGGCAGAAAGTAATGAAGCTAATAATGTAGCTTATCGAGCAATCACCATTAATCCGTTGGCTCAGCCAGACTTAATCGTTACAGATTTATACACACCTAGTTCGATTACTGTGGGTGACTCAATTTCAGTGAGTTATTACGTTAGGAATCAAGGTGCAGGTACTGCTAGCAGCAGTTATGTCAACTACTGGCTATCTAACGACATGACGCTTAGTAGTGACGATTATTTCCTGCGCAATAGATCTATTGCGTCTATTGGTGCCGGAAGCTCAATATACGACTCCGTTAGCTTTTCCTACAGTAGTAGTCTAGGAACTGGGACAAAGTATATTTTGGTTGAAGCTGACGGCTATAACCAAGTTGCTGAAAGCAATGAAGGTAATAATATTGCCTATAGAGCTATAACGATCAACTCATTACCACAAGCAGATCTCATCATTCAAAACCAGTCTGCACCAACTTCTGTTACGGTAGGCAATACGGTCAATATCAGTAGCAATACCCGCAACCAAGGAACGGCTAATGCTGGCTATAGCTATGTCCGCTATTGGCTATCGGATGATGCCACACTCAATACCAGCAGTGACCGTTACCTAGGGGAGAACTATGTTGGAAGTTTAGCCGCTGGTTCTTCAGAATATGACTCATTTAGCTTCACCTACAACTCAAACTGGGGGACAGGGACTAAATACATCCTCTTTGAAGCCGATGGTTATAACTACGTCACCGAAAGCAATGAGTTCAATAACGTCGCCGCTGCTGCGATCACTGTTAATTGGAATTCTGGCTATGTTCCGCCAACCTATCAAGCTTTTGATGCCAATCAAGTTTTTTCACTCCATAGTCACTCTAGTGCCAACCACACCATCTATCTAGATTTTGATGGGCATACTACTACCAACACTGAGTGGAACAGCAGATATAACAATGGTAGTAGTATTGCTACGCCAGCCTATGATATGGATGGCAACAATACCAGCTTTTCAACGGATGAGCGGAGAAATATCTGGAATATTTGGCGTCGGGTGGCAGAAGACTTTATCCCCTTTAATGTGAACGTAACAACTGCGGCTCCTGTCCTATCTGATTTGATTAAAAGTGATAGCAACGATACACGGTGGGGCATTCGTGTCGTAATTGGAGGGAATGGAGCTTGGTATTCTCAAACTGCTGGGGGGACAGCTTATCTTAATTCCTTTAACTGGAATAGTGACACTCCAACCTTTATCTTCAGTGAGAAGTTTTACTCGGAAAAAAGTATTGCTGAGGCAGTGTCCCATGAGGTGGGCCATACCTTAGGCTTGAGTCATGATGGCGTAACTGGTGGGCCTGAATATTATGAAGGACATAATGGCTGGGCTTCTATCATGGGGGTAGGTTATTACCAGGAACTTACTCAATGGAGCAATGGTCAGTATTCAGGAGCTAGTAACACGCAGGACGATTTGGCAATTATCACAGGTAATAACGGATTTGGATATCGTTCAGATGACTATGGCAGTTCCCTAGGCACTGCATCTAGCCTAATGTTTAATGGCTCAACAGTTAGAACCTACGGCATTATCGAAAGGAATACTGATGCTGACTGGTTCAGGTTTGAATCCACTGGAGGCAATCTTTCGCTCAATATCAATGCCTTTGAAATTGGTGCAAACCTAGATATTTTGGTCAGACTTTACAACAGTGCAGGCCAAATTATCGCAACCTATGATCCGACAGACTCTTTGTCAGTTCTTATCAGTCGCTATCTTAGTTTGGGCACTTACTATCTCAGTATTCAAGGCACTGGTAAGGGAGACTTAACGACTGGGTACAGTAATTATGGCAGCCTAGGTCAATACTCGATTACAGGAACGATTGTTTGA
- a CDS encoding GDSL-type esterase/lipase family protein — translation MTSPRSLPPQLASALRRLEEVPLWVLLSLVLNGLLFITVLVLFRQVHRPTHGVLSVANAFAADGLSGPATPPTLGDRRTLDYQQWVALLEAEATAAAQANLPRQTVLLGDSISLWFPSSLLPGRRTWLNQAISGENSSGLLNRIILLDQNPVESVFIMIGINDLIWGRSDAELVGNLRAIISRLRAQHPQAQIVVQSILPHGGPSATWEGRDRLLALPPERIVAVNAQLKQVASEAGVEYLDLYPLFVDGEGFLRPDLSTDGLHLNANGYLVWRSALAFYNEADHSR, via the coding sequence GTGACTTCGCCTCGCTCCCTTCCCCCCCAACTGGCTTCAGCCCTGCGGCGGCTGGAGGAGGTGCCCCTATGGGTATTACTATCCCTGGTGCTGAATGGGCTGCTGTTCATTACGGTGCTGGTGCTGTTTCGGCAGGTGCATCGTCCTACCCACGGCGTCCTGTCGGTGGCCAATGCCTTTGCGGCTGATGGTCTCTCTGGCCCCGCAACCCCGCCCACCCTGGGCGACCGTCGCACCCTCGACTACCAGCAGTGGGTAGCGCTGCTAGAGGCGGAAGCCACTGCCGCCGCCCAGGCCAATTTGCCCCGCCAAACGGTGTTACTGGGGGATTCCATTTCCCTTTGGTTTCCGTCTAGCCTGTTGCCCGGTCGCCGCACCTGGCTAAACCAGGCCATTTCCGGGGAAAATTCCAGCGGCCTACTGAATCGCATCATCCTGCTCGATCAAAATCCGGTTGAATCGGTCTTCATCATGATCGGCATCAACGATCTGATTTGGGGTCGATCCGATGCCGAACTAGTCGGCAACCTGCGGGCGATCATCAGCCGTCTTAGGGCGCAACATCCCCAGGCTCAAATTGTGGTGCAGTCCATTCTGCCCCACGGTGGCCCATCGGCGACCTGGGAAGGCCGGGATCGGCTGCTGGCCTTGCCCCCAGAGCGCATTGTGGCGGTCAATGCCCAGTTGAAACAGGTGGCTTCCGAGGCTGGGGTAGAATACCTCGATCTCTATCCCCTCTTTGTGGATGGTGAGGGATTTTTGCGCCCTGATCTGTCCACCGATGGCCTGCACCTCAATGCCAATGGCTACCTGGTATGGCGCAGCGCCCTGGCCTTCTACAACGAAGCTGACCATAGCCGCTAG
- the chlP gene encoding geranylgeranyl reductase, protein MSLRVAVVGSGPAGSSAAETLVKAGIETYLFERKLDNAKPCGGAIPLCMVDEFDLPPSIIDRRVRKMKMISPSNIEVNIGETLKDDEYIGMCRREVMDGFMRDRAASLGAKLINGTVYALDLPKSSNQPYTLHYTEHREDGLVGDNKSLQVDLVIGADGANSRVAKAIDAGDYNYAIAFQERIRLPEDKMAYYEDLAEMYVGNDVSPDFYAWVFPKYDHVAVGTGTMRVNQAKIKQLQAGIRARAAKRLEGGEIIKVEAHPIPEHPRPRRVVGRVALVGDAAGTVTKSSGEGIYFAAKSARMCAETIVEFSNGGQRIPTEDDLKVYLKRWDKQYGMTYKVLDLLQTVFYRSDATREAFVEMCSDIDVQKLTFDSYLYKTVVPANPLVQMKITAKTVGSLIRGHALSPTRSW, encoded by the coding sequence TTGTCACTTCGGGTAGCAGTAGTAGGATCAGGTCCGGCAGGCTCCTCGGCTGCCGAGACGTTGGTAAAAGCCGGTATCGAGACCTATTTGTTTGAGCGCAAGTTAGACAACGCCAAGCCCTGCGGTGGGGCTATTCCCCTGTGCATGGTGGATGAGTTTGACCTGCCCCCCAGCATCATCGACCGCCGGGTGCGGAAGATGAAAATGATCTCCCCTTCCAACATTGAAGTCAACATCGGCGAAACGCTGAAGGATGACGAGTACATCGGCATGTGCCGCCGCGAGGTGATGGACGGCTTTATGCGGGATCGGGCCGCTAGCCTAGGAGCCAAGCTGATTAACGGCACCGTCTACGCCCTAGACCTGCCCAAGTCCAGCAATCAGCCCTACACCCTCCACTACACCGAGCACCGCGAAGACGGTCTGGTGGGTGATAACAAGTCTCTGCAAGTGGATCTGGTGATTGGGGCCGACGGCGCGAACTCCCGCGTGGCCAAGGCCATTGATGCCGGGGACTACAACTACGCCATCGCCTTCCAAGAGCGGATTCGTCTGCCCGAAGACAAAATGGCCTACTACGAAGACCTGGCGGAAATGTACGTCGGTAACGATGTCTCCCCCGACTTCTACGCCTGGGTGTTCCCCAAGTATGACCACGTCGCCGTGGGCACCGGAACCATGCGGGTGAACCAAGCCAAAATCAAGCAGCTCCAGGCTGGCATCCGCGCCCGTGCGGCCAAGCGTCTGGAAGGCGGCGAAATCATCAAGGTGGAAGCACACCCCATTCCTGAGCATCCCCGTCCCCGTCGGGTTGTCGGTCGCGTGGCTCTAGTGGGCGATGCGGCGGGTACCGTCACCAAGTCTTCCGGCGAAGGCATCTACTTTGCGGCCAAGTCGGCCCGGATGTGTGCCGAAACCATCGTGGAATTCTCCAACGGTGGCCAGCGCATCCCCACCGAAGACGACCTCAAGGTGTACCTGAAGCGTTGGGACAAGCAGTACGGCATGACCTACAAGGTGCTGGATCTGCTGCAAACGGTGTTCTACCGTTCCGATGCCACCCGCGAAGCCTTCGTGGAAATGTGCTCCGACATCGACGTGCAGAAGCTCACCTTCGACAGCTACCTCTACAAAACCGTGGTGCCTGCCAACCCCCTAGTGCAGATGAAAATCACCGCCAAAACCGTGGGTAGTCTGATTCGCGGCCACGCCCTGTCTCCCACCCGGAGCTGGTAG
- a CDS encoding 16S rRNA (uracil(1498)-N(3))-methyltransferase has translation MQRLIVQPSQIQGNHLTLTADQQHYLYRVLRLATGDGFLALDGHGQQWVATLGKSPELAHLDSLESAISILPNVTLAIALPKGSGFDDVVRQTTELGVATLQPLITQRTLHQPNPKKLDRWQRIAAEATEQCERPQLPSLSPPKTWANYLRQDLPPQRWICLARGDSQPLLTIAQASDPNLDTVIATGPEGGWTDSEIEAALAAGFQPVSLGPTVLRAVTAPIVALSLALAGLSR, from the coding sequence ATGCAGCGACTCATTGTTCAACCCAGCCAAATTCAGGGCAATCACCTTACCCTCACGGCCGACCAACAGCACTATCTCTATCGGGTGCTGCGGCTGGCAACGGGGGATGGCTTCCTGGCCTTGGATGGCCACGGTCAACAGTGGGTCGCCACGTTGGGGAAGAGCCCGGAATTAGCCCACCTCGACTCGCTGGAATCGGCCATCTCCATTCTGCCGAACGTCACCCTAGCCATTGCCCTCCCAAAAGGCAGCGGCTTTGACGACGTAGTGCGCCAAACCACCGAACTGGGCGTGGCCACCCTGCAACCGCTGATCACCCAGCGCACCCTGCACCAGCCCAACCCCAAAAAGCTAGACCGCTGGCAACGCATCGCCGCCGAAGCCACGGAACAATGCGAACGCCCCCAACTGCCCAGCCTGTCCCCCCCTAAAACCTGGGCCAATTACCTCCGCCAAGACCTGCCCCCCCAGCGCTGGATCTGCCTCGCCCGTGGAGATTCCCAACCGTTGCTCACCATTGCTCAGGCCAGCGATCCCAACCTGGACACCGTGATTGCCACTGGCCCAGAGGGCGGCTGGACAGACTCCGAAATTGAAGCCGCCCTCGCCGCCGGATTTCAGCCCGTTTCCCTGGGGCCAACGGTGCTCCGGGCCGTGACTGCTCCCATAGTGGCTCTGTCGCTGGCCCTAGCAGGGCTTTCCCGTTAG
- the ychF gene encoding redox-regulated ATPase YchF, whose amino-acid sequence MLRAGIVGLPNVGKSTLFNAVVANAKAQAANFPFCTIEPNVGVVAVPDPRLQVLTDLSNSAETVPARVEFVDIAGLVKGASQGEGLGNQFLANIREVDAIVHVVRCFEDDDIIHVSGSVDPVRDMEVINLELALADLAQLERRVDRVRKLARADKEAQAELAILEKILPVLNEGKTARQVELDDEAEAIIKPLGLLTRKPVIYATNVSEDDLASGNAWVEQVREVAAQEGAQVVVISAQVESELIDLNDDERRDFLDALGVTEGGLMTLIRATYELLGLRTYFTTGPKETRAWTIKAGMLAPQAAGVIHTDFERGFIRAETVAYQDLVDHGSMAAAKEKGLVRSEGKDYVVQEGDVMLFRFNV is encoded by the coding sequence ATGCTGCGAGCCGGAATTGTGGGCCTGCCCAACGTTGGAAAATCCACCCTCTTCAATGCCGTGGTTGCCAACGCCAAGGCCCAAGCCGCCAACTTTCCCTTCTGCACCATCGAGCCCAACGTAGGAGTGGTGGCGGTGCCCGATCCTCGGCTTCAGGTGCTAACGGATCTGTCTAATTCTGCCGAAACGGTGCCTGCACGGGTGGAGTTTGTGGACATCGCCGGACTGGTCAAAGGGGCCAGCCAAGGGGAAGGCTTGGGCAACCAGTTTTTGGCCAACATCCGCGAGGTGGATGCCATTGTTCATGTGGTGCGCTGCTTTGAGGACGACGACATCATCCACGTGTCCGGCTCCGTCGATCCGGTGCGCGACATGGAGGTGATTAACCTCGAACTGGCCCTAGCGGATTTGGCTCAGTTGGAACGGCGGGTAGATCGTGTGCGCAAGCTGGCCCGCGCCGACAAAGAAGCCCAGGCCGAGTTAGCCATCCTGGAAAAAATTCTGCCCGTCCTCAACGAAGGCAAAACTGCCCGCCAGGTAGAGCTGGATGACGAAGCCGAGGCCATCATCAAACCCCTGGGTCTGCTGACGCGCAAGCCCGTGATCTACGCCACCAACGTCTCCGAAGACGACCTGGCTAGCGGCAACGCCTGGGTGGAACAGGTGCGCGAAGTCGCTGCCCAGGAAGGGGCGCAAGTAGTAGTCATTTCGGCCCAGGTAGAATCGGAACTAATCGACCTCAACGACGACGAACGGCGGGACTTTTTGGATGCCCTAGGCGTCACCGAAGGGGGACTGATGACCCTGATTCGCGCCACCTACGAACTGCTGGGCCTGCGAACCTACTTCACCACTGGCCCCAAGGAAACCCGCGCCTGGACGATCAAAGCCGGAATGCTGGCTCCCCAGGCCGCAGGCGTCATCCACACCGACTTCGAGCGGGGCTTTATTCGGGCCGAAACTGTTGCCTACCAAGACCTCGTCGATCACGGCTCCATGGCCGCCGCCAAGGAAAAGGGCTTGGTACGCAGCGAGGGCAAAGACTACGTGGTGCAGGAGGGCGACGTGATGCTGTTCCGGTTTAACGTGTAG
- a CDS encoding thylakoid membrane photosystem I accumulation factor: MSKQWLGGQGTSGMMAQLKALWPKLASWQRGLGQGVMVLGLVTLLWLGLGGQPSAQAGLTDDNYDGNIFALYAGNGSLVPPKVSLEQSLKYNKPAIVVIYVDDSSDCKLFSSTVSQLQAPYGRVANFIPVMADAIPVKAEYAPNEPGYYFKNAVPQTLVFDAEGKLRFNEIGNVSYEAIDDVMRDIFDLLPRTESVELRRRPVNEVNVELVPVD; encoded by the coding sequence GTGAGTAAGCAGTGGCTCGGTGGCCAAGGAACAAGCGGGATGATGGCGCAACTGAAGGCGCTATGGCCAAAACTGGCCTCCTGGCAACGAGGGCTGGGCCAAGGGGTGATGGTGCTCGGCCTCGTTACCCTGCTGTGGCTTGGTCTAGGGGGGCAACCCAGCGCCCAGGCGGGCCTCACCGACGATAACTATGACGGCAACATCTTCGCCCTCTATGCCGGAAATGGCTCCCTCGTGCCGCCCAAGGTTAGCCTAGAGCAGTCGTTGAAGTACAACAAACCCGCCATTGTCGTCATCTACGTGGATGACAGCAGCGACTGCAAACTGTTCTCCTCCACCGTTTCCCAACTGCAAGCGCCCTACGGTCGGGTGGCCAACTTCATCCCCGTTATGGCCGACGCCATCCCCGTCAAAGCCGAGTATGCCCCCAACGAACCGGGCTACTACTTCAAAAACGCCGTTCCCCAAACCCTGGTGTTCGACGCCGAGGGCAAGCTGCGCTTCAACGAAATTGGCAACGTCAGCTACGAAGCCATCGACGACGTGATGCGCGACATCTTTGACCTGCTGCCCCGCACCGAATCCGTAGAACTGCGCCGCCGCCCCGTCAACGAAGTCAACGTAGAACTCGTCCCGGTTGATTAG